A window of Glycine soja cultivar W05 chromosome 2, ASM419377v2, whole genome shotgun sequence genomic DNA:
AGTAGGATCATTATAACAACAAGGGACAAAGATGTCTTAATTGCTCATCAAGTTGATAACATTTATCAAATGGAAGAGCTCGATGAACACCATTCTCTCGAGCTCTTTTGTTGGAATGCCTTCAAACAAAGCCATCCTAAAACAGGCTTTGAAGACGTGTCTTTGCGTGCTATAGATGTTGCCAAGGGTCTTCCACTGGCTTTAAAAGTAATAGGCTCTGATTTGGCTACACTTGATGAAGAAAGTTTAGAAGATTGGAAATGTGCATTGGAAGAATACGAGAGGACTCCTCCTGAAAGAATTCTAGACGTGCTCAAAAAAAGCTACGATAGATTGGGTAGCAAACCAAAACAGGTTTTCCTGGACATAGCTTGCTTCTTCAAAGGGGAGAAAAAAGAATATGTTGAAAATGTACTTGATGAGGACTTTGGTGCAAAATCCAACATCAAAGTACTTGTTAATAAATCTCTCCTAACAATTGAGGATGGGTGCTTGAAGATGCATGATCTAATACAAGATATGGGTAGAGATATTGTCAGGCAGGAGGCACCAAATCCAGGGGAATGCAGCAGAGTATGGTATCATGAGGATGTTATTGACATACTAACTGATGATTTGGTAAGAATCAtctactttttttgttttgttttttcaatttatacatTCTAGTAGTCTATTATATTAATGACAATATGCAATTGATGTTACTTGTTTGTACTTGTTTTAAAGGGAAGTGATAAAATTCAAGGGATAATGCTTGATCCCCCCCAACGAGAAGAAGTCGATTGGAATGGTACTGCCTTTGACAAAATGAAACGACTCAGAATTCTCATTGTTCGAAACACATCTTTTTTGTCTGAGCCTCAACATTTGCCAAATCATTTGAGGGTGCTCGACTGGGAAGAGTATCCTTCAAAATCTTTCCCATCAAAATTTCATCCGAAGAAAATCATTGTCATCAATTTACGTAGAAGCCATTTAACATTGGAAGAGCCATTTAAGGTACAAATTCAATAGCatgtttcctttttctattaacaaacacttgcataaattaattgttacattTAAAAAGATCAGTAAATAGATTATTCTCTTTTTAAACTGTCATGatgcaataaaaaattgttatgtgcatgataagtttattcatttttaaatagttttgttCAAACTCATGCATACCTTAATTTTTCTGATTGGTTGATGATTCGATCACTTTGCCAAACAATCACAAATTGATATCTATTTTACAAAAGTTAACAGActtttatagcaattactttaAAAAGTCATATATGCCATcgtttttttattggttgacagaataaaactttttatattgataatgCATAGaaactaaacttttaaaaaagataacataACTCAAACATTGCTAATCATTTTGTTGACCTTTTCTTTTTGGCAGAAATTTGCATGCTTGACTAACATGGATTTCTCATATAACCAATCTATCACTGAAATGCCTGATGTGTCAGAAGTTCAAAATCTTAGAGAACTGAGACTTGATCATTGTAGAAATCTAATAGCAATTCACCAAACCGTTGGATTTCTCAAAAGGCTTGCTCATTTAAGCGCTTCAAATTGCACCAAACTCAGAAATTTCCTGCAAACAATGTTTCTACCATCTCTAGAAGTCCTTGACCTTAACTTATGTGTAAGGCTTGAACACTTCCCAGAGATAATGAAGGAAATGAATAACCCATTGAagatttatatgataaatactGCTATTAAGGAGCTGCCAGAATCCATTGGTAATCTTACTGGGCTTGTTTGTATAGAGATACCAAGTAGCAGGAAACTTAAATATCTACCAAGTAGCTTATTCATGTTGCCAAATGTTGTTGCCTTCAAAATTGGAGGATGTTCTCAACTTCGGGAATCCTTCAGAGGTTTCGTTCAGAGCCCTTCAGCAGCCAATGTTCGTCCAACATTACGAACATTGTATTTTGGAAATGGTGGTTTGTCAGATGAAGATCTTCTCGCAATTCTCTATTGTTTCCCAAAATTAGAAGAGTTAATTGCATCAGAGAACAATTTTGTATCTCTCCCTGAATGCATTAAAGATTGTGATCACTTAACAAGTCTCGATGTGAGCCTTTGCGGGGAGCTTCAAAAGATTCCTAAATGTACAAAATTGAGAATTCTTAATGTTCATCATTGTGTGAAACTTGAGCAAATCTCGGACTTGCCATCTACTGTCCAGAAAGTAGATGCAAGATATTGCTTCTCTTTAACTAGAGAGACGTCCGACATGTTATGGCTTCAGGTATCACTACTTATTTTAGCTAAATCTTATAgctttattttaggaaaaatagtaTGAGTAAATTATACTGACCACTATTGAGATTTCATGAATTTATATAAACTTTTCCTATTTATTCTATCTCTACACTAATATtccttaattgtttttaaaaaaaaacattacacaAATATCTCTTATACAACATTATATTGATCCTCTTAGTTAGTGGCTGATCCAAAATCCTGGGTTAGTGGGGACAAAGAAGCTGACTTGCAGCTAGTGTTATTCGAGAgtgagaaataataaaataatgagttctaatataataaattagaggaagcaaaatacaaaaatttaagcCATTTAGATGTAACTTATCAAATTCAGGGGTGCATTTGCACATCTTTAGATATAGTTAGAATTAGTGTTTATAAAAAATTCGTCAATGctcttaattatttgaaaaatattatgtaaaGAAATGAGTGTTTATGTAATTTTGCACAACTTTAGATATAGTTAGAATTATCTACTCAAATAATATTTCACATATTGTTTTTTGTACTTCTCTTGTACGAgaggaaaaaagagaggaaagcaAATGTTTTGAAATTAGGGGTTAAGAAAGGAGGCATTCAATTTGCGAAcccaatttaattatatttttgtaggTTAGAGTCATTGGattgaattagattttttaatacattttagtCTAAAAATGTATGTTAggctaaaaacataaaagattaaaCGTGTTTTACAGCTCACAATTAGTATTCATAAAACTTCTTTTGCAATTCATAATACTGAAAAGTCAAAACcgtaattaatcataaacagTAGTCATAACAATATAGTCCCAAATACTTAATACATTTCCCAAACAGATAAACAACACttcctattaaaaaaaaacagataaacaacactaacaattaaatacttaaagtctaaaataacataacaaagatgaaaaaactaaaatagtaaAACTTAATAAGTTTCAAACtcaatcaatattattttttatatatatttatctgtTGAGTTGGGTTGGGCTCATCTTATTTGAATCTCAAGAACTCATTAtccaattcaattttaatttggtgtacttaaaaaggttaaaaacacatttttaattctttatgttttttattatatttaatttagttattcatcttctaaaaaatttaatttagtccATTATGTTTTCAAAGtgatttttgtttgaatatCAGTTGTGTTCTATAAATTTTGTTGGGAACATGGGATAAAACTCCTAAAAGATCACGACTAAGTAGGTTACAAGCACACCACACTCAATCCAAGATCTTGAAGCATTATTAAGTTTGTGacttttatttacttatatattgTTTAACTTGTTCACCTTTATCTAATGtgagattttattttcacaCTTAAACTTCAATAATACTCTCAAGCGAGAGTTTCTTTCACATGTATCATTTCCCTAAACGAAAGTCTTTTTTCATAAGTATTACTTACCCTGTTGGTAACCCTTAGAGCTTAGACATTGGTGCCAATATATGTTCAAGATATACTTGCACCACCATATATACTGATGcgtttattatttatgataggTGGCAAAAGGGATACGTGGATTAGAAGTGGTGATGCCCCAAACCGAGATTCCAGAATGGTTTGACTGGGTTGATAATATTAATGGAGGAAATCCTCGTTTCTGGGCCCGTGGCAAGTTTCCTATCATTGCACTGGCATTGGCCTTCGAGGATGTGAGTGAAAGGGCGAGACAATCTCGCCGTCAACTTGTTGAGCTACACCTACTTATCAACGGTCGATGTGTTCCTCGCAAAGGGTATTACAACTTCAAAATTGCAGCAGATCACGTCTTAATTTGTGACCTACGACTTCTATTCAGTGATAAGGAATGGCTTGGCCTTGATGCGTTTCTCGAGCACGAGTGGAACCTGGTGCGGGTTTCATACGAAGCCCCGTCCACCTTAACGCTAAGTGGTTGGGGAGTCTTTGTGTACGAAGAAGGAGCCAACATGGAAGATGTCCAATTCATGTGTCCCGATCCCAAGTATTCGGACATGTCTCCGACAAAATTAGTTCCAACGACGAAAGATCCTAGGCAGGAACGAAAAAAGATGATAGACAATTTATGCCTAGACGAAATGTTTGATGGGATGTTGATGGAAACCATGGACTACGAAGAAAGAGACGATTTTGCTGATAAAGATTTTGCAATAGAGCAAATGCATATTCTAATGGGAGGATTAAAGGACTTATCCACGCAAGCTAAGGATGAATTGGAATCCAATGGCTCAGCTTTacaagataataataaaaactccACCCTAACTTGGTTGCTAGATACAATCAAGAAAATAGATAATGGAGAAGCTGAGCCTCAAAGCTTTTACCATAAGGATCTCGCATTGATTGAACTAAAGGATAAAGTGAAGCCACCTATGGATGCAGCAGAAGAAGCTTCAACCTCTGGTCATCAGTTGCAAGAAATGATGAGAGAAATATTCTATGATGGAATAACTGATGGACTTCTTGAAGCACAGAATATATTTCCTTCTCTAGATATTGTTAAAATCAGAAGTGCTGCCATGAACAAGGGCAATAGGGTTGCATGGTCAGCCGAAGGGAATGTGATACTACCCACGGTTGAAATGAGGACATACACGAGTGGAGTTCTCGGTGGACTCGTTGAAGCAAAGGAGGTATGCTTTCCTGATTTGGACATATGGGCAACACTAAATACTGTGGTAAGTAGGAGAGGCATTCAAGCATCTTTGGCAGCACCACCTACGGTTCCACAATTGGATTGGACCACAATCGTACCTCCTTCGTCACGCTCTCAGGATCCTTTGTTGGAAGCATTCCTGATGATGAAGCCTGAAAGCTCAGAGTCTGAGGCCAAGAGTAAACTCTTCTGGAAGTTCAATGAGGAACACCAAGCTCTACGGAACAAATATGTAcaacttgaaaatgaaaatgctgCTCCGGATAAAGATATAAGTGACACAGCCAGCAGCCCTTGGAAAAATCAATATGAAGAATTGATTCAGAAATTCAACACTCAATCCGATGATGAGTTTATTGCAAAGAAGCATGACATTATTGCCTGCAAATGTGACACAGAGTATGAGAAGGTGTGTGCTGTTTTGAAAGGAAGAGCTGAAGAATTAGGGAAGCTATACAATGCTGGGATTGAAGGCTTCCAGAACTCACAGGAGTTTCAGGATCTGATAAGTGCAATATACTTGAGTGGACTTAGGGATGGACTCCTTGAAGCACAAGCCGTCTTACTTGCTCTCAACATGGACAGAAAAACTCCAGTGTTTAAGGAGAAAGAGGAGGAACATGTTATTGATCATGATGTTGCCGTTAATGAAAGCCCCATTGTAGCGGATATTCCAATACCTATAGGTCCAGATGTTGACAATCCCATTCGTGACACTGATAACCCTTCCAGCTCAAAGGATTTTTTCAATTGGCAGGAATTTATTTAAGAGATGTGGCAGATATAAAATGATGCTGTTAGATTGTACTATCTGTGTCACTTTCATAAGATTCGTGCCACCATTTGTTTTTAGTACTGTAATAATCCTTCACTGTACATTTAGTCTTTTCTTGTGTTATTATATAATAGTTAGTGTATGTTTCATGGTTTAAAATTGTGACTGCAACATCAAGGTATTTTGACACTCCACAATCGCATCACGACCACAATTACGATTGCATCGCATTTTCCCGCAATTTAAACCATTATGTTTACTGTGGAATTTAATtgtttccattattttttttagttttgatttgatttcacATTTGAGAACTTAGAACCAAAATCTATTTGGATTCTAGTAAGCTAGTAGCGTTAAGTTTTCACTGATATGTATGAGTCAGaatttaatatttcaattaagACCTTGATGTGaaaataagttattattatatgGGCTTACTGCAAGTATCCGCGCCATGTGTTCACATGGTTTGCACTTGTTTTAAAGTGAAGTGATAAGATTCAAGGGATAATGTTTGATCCCCCTCACCGAGAAGAAGTGAACTGGAGTGGTACTGAgtttgagaaaatgaaatggctAATCATTATTAACACCAGGTAGTCATCACATAATTGCAATTAATATAACTCTTGTTAACTGTTTTTATTTAAGTAACCAGTTTGTATCATAGTGAATTCAATTCTTAATAACACCAGGTAGTCATCACATAATTAGAAACTCTTGAAAGTTTAATAATGTGTTGTTTTGGTTTTCTACTGAATTATTGGTTGGTTTTTAGGGAGGAAAATCATCTAGGATTTTCAATTGCGTCTAAGCCTTGAAATACTATAGTGAATGGAAAATGACCGGTGCAAATGGTGTGTAGAAATTTGGCATAAATCTCAAATCCACTGTCTCTGCAATGAGGAAAAACTCAGAGCCATTTACTAATTCCTTGTGATGGAATTCATTGATCAATGATAAATGTCCCACTTTTGCTCTTAATTCTGACGTTGAGTCTAATAAAATGGCAGGAAAACTTGGTTTATTTGCTtagctaaaaaaaaaaggaaaacctgGTTTATTTTGACTTTTATACCTGCATTGGACTTGTCTAGTTGAACAGAAAGAATAAgtgatgaaatattttatttctataattgCAGTGCGGTTCCCATTCTTTGAGTATGCTTGTTCGTACAATTCTATCAGATAAGATGCCAGAAGTTCCAACGGTATGGGAATATGTAGTTCTATGTGTTTCGCAACTGAATTTCATCACACCATTAGAAATCAAGTTACACCTTATAGATTTTAAGTCTTTTAGGTTACTTGAGACTCTCTGTATCTATTATGATAAAAAGCTTTTCAAAATTGTAGCATTATAATGAACGTCGGTATGAGCTGCTTCCACGCTGCTTAAATTAATGGGTGTAAGAAATTGTTGCTTCATGTAACTTTGGAAGGTGTGTCCATTCATTTAAACGGTAAACGAAACACACTATATAAGTCTGTTATGTTACTTCAGAGTCTGCCTCTATTATGATAGAAAGCTTTTGAAAATTATAGCATGGTCATGAAAGTTGCGGAATGTGCTTGTTTCCACGATGCTTAAACTTTAATGGGGGTAAGGATCAGAAAGTCAGCCCAGTCTTGGTGCATTCCTACTGGTTATGGACTAACATTactaaaacaaaatacttttaacatagattattttaaatatttaattttaattttaaatcgaTATAAAAATTACTGTATCAACACTGTtatgaaaaaattgatgttaaaatatataacatctatttttacaaaaaaaaaaaatatcgatattatataataagaaattttaaaaaaaatgcaaaaattacATAATGGTATATCATCCTAAAGAAAAACTGAGCATATGTCATGTGCCCTTGCTTTTGATTTGATCTGTGTCACGAAATGTCAAAACATCAATTCTATACTCTTCCAAATCTTGACTCTAgttgtttctttatttatttactagttttttttttaataatatgaaCAATACTCGAGACTACCGGTATAAATTGACTTTATACTAATTATGGTCAATGCGCTTGTATTCTTTATAGTTTTAAACTAAATTGAATGAAATACAATTTATTtgcatatatatttctttctcgaacttttcttttaattcaagTTCTTTAATTTCGATGCGAATTTTACAGTTCTTTTAAATGCttttgaatgaaatgttgtttttctttaaatttctgTATTTAGCTTAATTTTCAAGTTTCTTTTACGTTAATGAAGTTGCATGttctgataaaaaaacattaatgaaGTTACATTCTTTATTTGCATTTACTATTTAAtgtctcattgcattcttttcaAGTTGATTAAATTTTCCATTTCtgcatatttagttttttttatataaaaaaatgcgcattttttacattttatttttaaattgtttcgTCCATCGATCCATTTAATCAAGTTGAATTCTATTATACTTTTCTTTCAAGtagtatttatgtttttttgttaaacaCGTACTGCAAGGTGGTTTGCTTCATTGAAGCGATTACACAATGTACGgcatatttgattatttatacttGTTTGCAAAGACTTAGCACTTTGTTGATTCTTTCTTCCCCTTCAATGGTTACTCGTCGATTATCTTGTGTTGTGAATCTTCAAATTTCTTTGAATAGTTCTCAACTTGAAAAAGCCTTCTTAATTAGAACCATGGAAATATCTTAGAATCTTCTcacataaaaatcaaatcagCACTTGGAAAATTCCCAGCTAACACCACTATTCAACAGGGAGGTCCACATAATTAAAAGGAGTTATTAGGCTAGCTGCCAATTAAGCTGCTTTGGTCGTAGAAAGTGATAGTGTCTATCCGCGTTGATGTTCCGTTCAACATAAGAGACATTTTACTTGTAGGTTCATGCACTAAGACGCTATATTTAACACAACGCAACGCACTTATACCCCGTTTCTTCTTGTACCAGTTAATTAGCATCCATTCACTATTGTTCCGTAACACTTTTTCCGGCTCTCCGTATCCTTAAGTGTAGTTGTTTTACCCATGGCAAAACAACATGAGGAAGAGACCTTCGGTTTCACCTACGATGTTTTCATCAGTTTTAGAGGAGAGGATACAAGGAACAATTTTATAGGACATCTTCGTAAAGAGTTGTCCCGGAAAGGGATGAAAATTTTCTTTGATGATAGGGACCTGCCGGTGGGGAATGTTATTTCACCTTCTCTATCCAAGGCCATTGAAGAATCTAAGATTTTAATCATTGTGTTTTCTAAGAACTACGCATCCTCCACATGGTGCCTTGATGAACTTGTTAAGATCCTGGAGCAGTCCAAGATCAGTGAGATGAAACAACTTGTTTTCCCAGTTTTTTACCATGTAGATCCCTCAGATGTACGGAAGCAAACAGAGAGTTATGGTGAGCACATGACCAAACACGAAGAAAACTTTGGCAAAGCCTCCCAGAAACTGCAAGCTTGGAGGACAGCTTTGTTTGAAGCAAGTAACTTCCCTGGCCACCATATTACCACTCGCTCCGGGTATGTACCAACAAttcctttcatattttttacttgttttttttttcttgttgagTTTCTAAAACGTTTCGATCCATTGCTATAGaatgatttcttatttttatttaaaattgacttaaatatgtttttgagatTTATTATTCTTAATCTGATCTccaagataaaatttatatgtttttagtccctcaaattttAAACATGTTATTTCTAGtggttcaataataaaaaaatataaaaaaaagtcaagtttaaaccataaaaaaaagtcaaaaagaaacttaaaaagtattttacaaatttaagaCCTCaaacttgagaaattaaaaatatacttaagTCTTTAAAACTTAATGATCATGCATGGACCCTCTACAatgttaaacaataaaaaactattgttgatataatttttaaattaaaataattattataaaagaaaaaaacctcCCTTGTatctaaaaaaaagagtaaaagaaatGATCATAGATTAGATAACTTGTGATTGggagtgtaaaaatattttatattatttatgcataatttattttttattttatttattgatatactgtatttttattagatgaatattttattatattttttttattttaggattaaTACTTGTAatctatatttataaataataaatgtatataGTCAATTTATCTAATATTCTTAAATTGAATGAAATATCATTTTAGTTCTTCATGATCAAGGTGTATAATATTGTCTTATTAATCTttgaaactaaaattttcaaataattccttaataaTGTAATTTCTAAATCACTCGGGTATAGTAATTTGTTAATAAGGTATTTATAGTTGAAAGTgattgatatattattattcaatttttttttgtaataacgGTTATTTCAGTGCTTAAAActataatgaaataaattatgctATCGATCGAACAATGTGTTGTGCACCTTGCAGGTATGAGATCGATTTTATTGAGAAGATTGTTGAGAAGGTCCAGAAAAATATAGCTCCTAAACCATTATATACTGGTCAAAACCCTGTTGGACTTGGACCCCGCGTAGAAGAGGTAATGTCACTCCTAGACATGAAGCCTTATGATGAAACTGTACGCATGTTGGGTGTATGGGGACTTGGTGGAGTCGGAAAAACAGAACTTGCCAAAGCTTTGTATGACAACATTGTGCAAAGCTTTGATGCCGCAAGTTTTCTTGCCGATGTTAGAGAGAAGTTAAACAAAATCAATGGCCTGGAAGATCTACAGAAGACACTTCTATCAGAGATGCGAGAGGAGCTAGATATTGAATTGGGCAGTGCAATTAAAGGAATGTTTGAAATAAAACGCAAGCttaaaggaaagaaagttcttctGGTTCTTGATGATGTTGATGACAAAGACAAGTTAGAAAAGTTGGCAGGAGGACGTGATTGGTTTGGTTCAGGTAGTAGGATCATTATAACAACAAGAGACAAAGATGTGCTAATTGCTCATCAAGTTGATAACATTTATCAAATGGAAGAGCTCGATAAACAACATTCTCTTGAGCTCTTTTGTTGGAATGCCTTCAAACAAAGCCATCCTAAAACAGGCTTTGAAGACGTGTCTTTGCGTGCTATATATGTTGCCAAGGGTCTTCCACTGGCTTTAAAAGTAATAGGCTCTGATTTGGCTACACTTGATGAAGAAAGTTTAGAAGATTGGAAATGTGCATTGGAAGAATACGAGAGGACTCCTCCTGAAAGAATTCTAGACGTGCTCAAAAAAAGCTACGATAGATTGGGTAGCAAACCAAAACAGGTTTTCCTGGACATAGCTTGCTTCTTCAAAGGGGAGAAAAAAGAATATGTTGAAAATATACTTGATGACATTGGTGCAATTACTTACAACATTAATGTACTTGTTAAAAAATCTCTCCTAACTATTGAGGATGGGTGCTTGAAGATGCATGATCTAATACAAGATATGGGTAGAGTGATTGTTAGGCAGGAAGAACCAGATAATCCTGGCGAACGTAGCAGACTATGGTACTATGAAGATGTTATTGAAATACTAACTGATGATTTGGTATGAATCCTCATCTACTCTTTTGTTTTCCAATTTATGCATTATAGTCTATCATATTAATGACAATATGCAATTGATGTTACTTGTTTGTACTTGTTTTAAAGGGAAGTAATAAGATTCAAGGAATAATGCTTGATCCACCCCAACGAGAAGAAGTAGATTGGAGTGGTACAGCCTTTGAGAAAATGAAACGACTCAGAATTCTTATTGTTCGAAACACATCTTTTTCATCTGAGCCTGAACATCTGCCAAATCATTTGAGGGTGCTTGACTGGATTGAGTATCCTTCAAAGTCTTTCCCATCAAAATTCTATCCAAAGAAAATTGTTGTCTTTAATTTTCCTAGAAGCCATTTAACATTGGAAGAGCCATTTAAGGTACAATTCTATACCATGTTTTCCTATTCTTTACGTATAGTTTTTTTCATTATCAAAAACTTCCattgttacattaaaaaatctCATATATATCTCAAACATGCTGCTAATCATTTTATTGACCATATTACCTTTTGGCAGAAATTTCCATGCCTGACTAACATGGATTTCTCGTATAACCAATCTATCACTGAAGTGCCTGATGTGTCCGGAGTTGAAAATCTAAGA
This region includes:
- the LOC114376984 gene encoding uncharacterized protein LOC114376984, giving the protein MANHKDESLGFTFTYDVFLSFRGEDTRHKFIGHLRKELCQKGIKVFSDDKDLRIGEGISPALSSAIEKSKILIVVFSENYAESTWCLDELVKILECTKIIIRDKKQLVFPIFYHVDPSDIRHQRKSYGEHMLEHQKRFGKDSQRVQAWRSALSEASNFPGHHITTGYETEFIEKIADKVYKHIAPNPLHTGQNPIGLWPRMEEVMSLLDMKPYDETVRMLGVWGLPGVGKTELATALYNNIVNHFDAASFLSNVREKSNKINGLEDLQKTLLSEMREELDTELGSAIKGMFEIKRKLKGKKVLLVLDDVDDKDKLEKLAGGRDWFGSGSRIIITTRDKDVLIAHQVDNIYQMEELDEHHSLELFCWNAFKQSHPKTGFEDVSLRAIDVAKGLPLALKVIGSDLATLDEESLEDWKCALEEYERTPPERILDVLKKSYDRLGSKPKQVFLDIACFFKGEKKEYVENVLDEDFGAKSNIKVLVNKSLLTIEDGCLKMHDLIQDMGRDIVRQEAPNPGECSRVWYHEDVIDILTDDLGSDKIQGIMLDPPQREEVDWNGTAFDKMKRLRILIVRNTSFLSEPQHLPNHLRVLDWEEYPSKSFPSKFHPKKIIVINLRRSHLTLEEPFKKFACLTNMDFSYNQSITEMPDVSEVQNLRELRLDHCRNLIAIHQTVGFLKRLAHLSASNCTKLRNFLQTMFLPSLEVLDLNLCVRLEHFPEIMKEMNNPLKIYMINTAIKELPESIGNLTGLVCIEIPSSRKLKYLPSSLFMLPNVVAFKIGGCSQLRESFRGFVQSPSAANVRPTLRTLYFGNGGLSDEDLLAILYCFPKLEELIASENNFVSLPECIKDCDHLTSLDVSLCGELQKIPKCTKLRILNVHHCVKLEQISDLPSTVQKVDARYCFSLTRETSDMLWLQVAKGIRGLEVVMPQTEIPEWFDWVDNINGGNPRFWARGKFPIIALALAFEDVSERARQSRRQLVELHLLINGRCVPRKGYYNFKIAADHVLICDLRLLFSDKEWLGLDAFLEHEWNLVRVSYEAPSTLTLSGWGVFVYEEGANMEDVQFMCPDPKYSDMSPTKLVPTTKDPRQERKKMIDNLCLDEMFDGMLMETMDYEERDDFADKDFAIEQMHILMGGLKDLSTQAKDELESNGSALQDNNKNSTLTWLLDTIKKIDNGEAEPQSFYHKDLALIELKDKVKPPMDAAEEASTSGHQLQEMMREIFYDGITDGLLEAQNIFPSLDIVKIRSAAMNKGNRVAWSAEGNVILPTVEMRTYTSGVLGGLVEAKEVCFPDLDIWATLNTVVSRRGIQASLAAPPTVPQLDWTTIVPPSSRSQDPLLEAFLMMKPESSESEAKSKLFWKFNEEHQALRNKYVQLENENAAPDKDISDTASSPWKNQYEELIQKFNTQSDDEFIAKKHDIIACKCDTEYEKVCAVLKGRAEELGKLYNAGIEGFQNSQEFQDLISAIYLSGLRDGLLEAQAVLLALNMDRKTPVFKEKEEEHVIDHDVAVNESPIVADIPIPIGPDVDNPIRDTDNPSSSKDFFNWQEFICGSHSLSMLVRTILSDKMPEVPTFRLSVSLSVVVLPMAKQHEEETFGFTYDVFISFRGEDTRNNFIGHLRKELSRKGMKIFFDDRDLPVGNVISPSLSKAIEESKILIIVFSKNYASSTWCLDELVKILEQSKISEMKQLVFPVFYHVDPSDVRKQTESYGEHMTKHEENFGKASQKLQAWRTALFEASNFPGHHITTRSGYEIDFIEKIVEKVQKNIAPKPLYTGQNPVGLGPRVEEVMSLLDMKPYDETVRMLGVWGLGGVGKTELAKALYDNIVQSFDAASFLADVREKLNKINGLEDLQKTLLSEMREELDIELGSAIKGMFEIKRKLKGKKVLLVLDDVDDKDKLEKLAGGRDWFGSGSRIIITTRDKDVLIAHQVDNIYQMEELDKQHSLELFCWNAFKQSHPKTGFEDVSLRAIYVAKGLPLALKVIGSDLATLDEESLEDWKCALEEYERTPPERILDVLKKSYDRLGSKPKQVFLDIACFFKGEKKEYVENILDDIGAITYNINVLVKKSLLTIEDGCLKMHDLIQDMGRVIVRQEEPDNPGERSRLWYYEDVIEILTDDLGSNKIQGIMLDPPQREEVDWSGTAFEKMKRLRILIVRNTSFSSEPEHLPNHLRVLDWIEYPSKSFPSKFYPKKIVVFNFPRSHLTLEEPFKKFPCLTNMDFSYNQSITEVPDVSGVENLRQLRLDQCKNLTTVHESVGFLKKLAHLSASGCTNLRNFLLKMFLPSLKVLDLNLCIMLEHFPDIMKEMKEPLKIYMINTAIKEMPESIGNLTGLVCLDISNSKELKYLPSSVFMLPNVVAFKIGGCSQLKKSFKSLQSPSTANVRPTLRTLHIENGGLLDEDLLAILNCFPKLEVLIASKNNFVSLPACIKECVHLTSLDVSACWKLQKIPECTNLRILNVNGCKGLEQISELPSGIQKVDARYCFSLTRETSDMLCFQAKKGICGLEVVMPMPKKQVVIPEWFDLVGHGGNPHFWARGKFPILSLALLFQDVRTGPIKRYDDLIELQLVINCQCVPRKGYYNFRVPPDHILICDLRLLFSDKEWIGLDAFLDRDWNEVQVAYVAASTMTLSCWGVYVYEGGANKKDVQFECPDAKYSDMSRAVVPTKDTKLERRKMIERYGAGQAFDAISTTLLEVYENVKDLPEYSHLPLKEKLSTILGFYKEVSRQAEAELESGRSDLQDKHSFLTAYLEYEMNVKALEEEEASTSVHQGSKEELLHSMQHEFYDGVTDGLVEARKRFPSLDIIKIRGATLKKRPEGTCVEWLFEVLFHERKAYTEGIVNGLLEAKLSFPELDMWATIHIVLCARGIEGFREGIRPSIQVIDEVEAAPVDVGEASTSGHQGSQKEQGYDPQQQKKIWEIFYYGIVDGLFQAQNSFPYLDVFKTANAAFDKRFAWSPEGNLQVHTLEMRTYTNGIINGLHEAKLSFPDLDIWATLNVVLNRIGIYETPALEFASRILDAINIMEVGEAPTSGLQESDQEEKQEIMRKIECDGMKDGLVEAKKMFPSLDVIKTRAAAFNNGTRVAWLFVLPQVEMKLHIEGIMNGLLEAKLRFPDLDIWTTLNIVLCRRGMEGLHERIRPLIRVMDVGEASTSGHQGSEDEEQGYNAKLQKLMETILYQGMMDALYAAHNNCPSLNIFTTKSAALRASKNLKYLIGVITDDNPALPMVMEIMYINGIMNGLREAKLSFPDLDMWATLTTVLSKIGVCETSILQYASCFLDTNNTKEVGEASTSSHQGSEEEQCCDYSIKE